Proteins encoded within one genomic window of Fragaria vesca subsp. vesca linkage group LG1, FraVesHawaii_1.0, whole genome shotgun sequence:
- the LOC101295363 gene encoding uncharacterized protein LOC101295363 yields MDNQCSPLLSSWAYYCQGKSMEDLRHSLLYATMELEQTRAAAQEELRKRDEQLSHLRDLLNNAIREKDEAQDKCQRLFLEKLLLQQQLQQQHNHTAPLSGMSSIEDDPRRGGIDSNNGGGFSSSDCEESIVSSPVIDPIPPTQLPLPPSSLQKQIGNLVPDKPLPEKGKLLQAVRNAGPLLQTLLLAGPLPQWRHPPPPLESFEIPPVTITSPPIPLPKPLLLHQDSLLSVNGCNRKRALCEGSDSPNSETKYQRVVHH; encoded by the exons ATGGACAACCAATGCAGCCCTTTGCTCAGCAGCTGGGCATACTACTGCCAGGGAAAG AGCATGGAAGACTTGAGGCATTCCCTTTTGTATGCAACTATGGAGCTGGAACAAACAAGGGCTGCAGCACAAGAGGAGCTGAGGAAGAGAGATGAGCAATTGAGCCACCTCAGAGATCTGCTTAACAATGCTATCAGAGAAAAAGATGAAGCCCAAGACAAATGCCAAAGACTCTTCCTTGAGAAACTCCTCCTCCAACAACAGCTTCAACAACAACACAACCACACAGCTCCTCTCTCTGGGATGTCAAGCATAGAAGATGATCCCAGAAGAGGAGGGATTGACTCCAACAATGGTGGAGGCTTTTCTTCCTCAGATTGTGAAGAGAGTATTGTGTCTTCACCAGTAATTGACCCAATTCCACCAACCCAGTTGCCATTACCACCATCATCTCTTCAGAAACAAATTGGGAATTTAGTGCCTGACAAGCCATTGCCTGAAAAGGGCAAGCTTTTACAGGCAGTGAGAAATGCTGGTCCATTACTCCAGACCCTTCTTTTGGCTGGACCACTCCCTCAATGGAGACACCCACCTCCTCCTCTTGAGTCCTTTGAGATCCCACCTGTCACTATTACTTCACCACCAATACCACTGCCAAAGCCACTGCTCCTCCACCAAGACTCCTTACTTAGTGTTAATGGCTGCAACAGGAAGAGGGCTCTTTGTGAAGGCTCTGACTCCCCTAATTCAGAGACCAAGTACCAAAGAGTAGTCCACCACTGA